A region from the Arthrobacter gengyunqii genome encodes:
- a CDS encoding Fur family transcriptional regulator yields the protein MSSETSRPAKRTPEQRVTRQRLAVGRTLDELDDFVSTQELYRLLHERGDSVSLATTYRILQSMAEENQVDVLRTGDGEALYRRCAVEHHHHHLVCRNCGKAVEVEAPAVEAWAAGLGKQYGFTDVAHTVEIFGLCPECSA from the coding sequence ATGTCATCCGAGACGTCCCGCCCAGCGAAGCGGACCCCGGAACAGCGGGTCACGCGCCAGCGCCTCGCCGTCGGCCGGACCCTGGATGAACTGGATGATTTCGTCAGCACGCAAGAGCTCTACCGCCTGCTGCACGAGCGCGGTGACAGCGTCTCCCTGGCCACCACATACCGCATCCTTCAGTCCATGGCGGAAGAGAACCAGGTGGACGTGCTGCGAACCGGCGACGGGGAGGCGCTCTACCGCCGCTGCGCCGTCGAACACCACCACCACCATCTGGTGTGCCGAAACTGCGGCAAGGCCGTGGAAGTGGAAGCGCCGGCTGTGGAAGCCTGGGCTGCGGGTCTGGGAAAACAGTACGGTTTCACCGATGTGGCCCACACGGTGGAGATCTTCGGCCTCTGCCCGGAATGCAGCGCCTGA
- a CDS encoding HIT family protein, translating into MPTLFTKIINGEIPGRFVWKDNDVVAFLSIGPLSDGHTLVVPRQEIDKWTDAPPELLQKLTAVAQIVGQAQIAAFGSERAGLSIAGFEIDHLHLHVWPTNSLQDFDFSRADSNPDPERMAANADKLREALRAAGHGEFVPES; encoded by the coding sequence ATGCCCACTCTGTTCACCAAGATCATCAACGGCGAGATCCCCGGCCGCTTTGTCTGGAAGGACAACGACGTGGTGGCGTTCCTGAGCATCGGCCCGCTCAGCGACGGACACACCTTGGTGGTGCCGCGGCAGGAGATCGACAAGTGGACCGACGCCCCGCCGGAACTGCTGCAGAAGCTGACCGCAGTGGCGCAGATTGTGGGTCAGGCGCAGATAGCCGCTTTCGGCTCGGAGCGGGCTGGGCTGAGCATTGCAGGCTTCGAAATCGACCACCTGCACCTGCACGTCTGGCCCACCAATTCCCTGCAGGACTTCGACTTCAGCCGGGCCGATTCCAACCCTGATCCCGAACGCATGGCGGCCAACGCGGACAAGCTGCGGGAGGCACTTCGCGCCGCCGGGCACGGGGAGTTCGTGCCGGAGTCATAA
- a CDS encoding MBL fold metallo-hydrolase, translated as MKMTKYTHSCVRLERDGNVLVLDPGSFSEVEEALDGASAVLITHEHADHLDRDRVLAVMQANTGLALYAPASLAAELRSALTAGSTDSGAADRIIDVEPNTTFAAAGFEVRSFGGQHALIHPLVPLVANVGYLIDGTLYHPGDSFVIPNGLTVQTLLVPIHAPWSKVGEVIDFVIASGAERAYPIHDALLNERGLGVAENHVARFGELYGTVYQHLSTGESVQV; from the coding sequence ATGAAAATGACCAAGTACACCCATTCCTGCGTGCGGCTGGAGCGCGACGGCAACGTGCTCGTACTGGATCCCGGTTCGTTCTCCGAAGTCGAGGAGGCCCTGGACGGTGCGTCAGCCGTGTTGATCACCCATGAGCACGCCGATCATCTGGACCGGGACCGGGTTCTGGCCGTGATGCAGGCGAACACCGGCCTGGCCCTCTACGCACCGGCGTCCCTGGCCGCGGAGCTGCGGTCGGCGCTGACCGCCGGCAGCACGGACAGCGGCGCCGCGGATCGGATCATCGATGTAGAACCCAACACCACTTTCGCGGCTGCCGGCTTTGAGGTGCGGTCCTTCGGAGGGCAGCACGCGCTGATCCATCCGCTGGTGCCGCTGGTGGCCAACGTCGGCTACCTGATCGACGGCACCCTGTATCACCCGGGGGATTCCTTCGTGATTCCGAACGGGCTGACGGTGCAGACCCTGCTGGTTCCCATCCATGCCCCCTGGTCCAAGGTTGGGGAGGTCATCGACTTTGTCATTGCCTCCGGAGCGGAACGCGCCTATCCCATCCACGATGCGCTCCTGAACGAGCGCGGACTGGGCGTAGCTGAGAACCATGTCGCCCGCTTCGGGGAGTTGTACGGAACCGTGTACCAGCACCTGTCCACCGGCGAATCGGTGCAGGTATGA
- a CDS encoding LPXTG cell wall anchor domain-containing protein, which yields MRVTTDGAPVVRESGLANTGTHGTWAAVAGGLVLSFGAALVLISRRRRA from the coding sequence ATTCGTGTCACAACTGACGGGGCCCCAGTCGTTCGTGAGTCCGGACTAGCCAACACCGGAACGCACGGAACGTGGGCGGCTGTCGCTGGAGGACTTGTCCTCAGCTTCGGCGCGGCGCTGGTGCTGATCTCGCGACGCCGGAGGGCATAG
- a CDS encoding sulfurtransferase, whose amino-acid sequence MSGPVIDVHALQELLAKGEPVVLLDVRWALGHTDGHKQFERGHIPGAVYVDLEKELAAPAGNGSAGRHPLPDPEDFHRTVRRWGVNAGDTVVVYDAVSGTSAARAWWLLRHAGLEDVYLLDGGVVAWHRAGFALQGGAVVPAPGNVELSWGRMPVLEMWDVPAVVAAGRLLDARARDRYRGDREPVDPQAGHIPGAVNAPTPQNLTEQGTFRTPEELRAAYEALGVRREAPVAVYCGSGISAAHDVVALEMAGYRAALYPGSWSQWSSTKGSPVEVGTQAGEWPGTVKKR is encoded by the coding sequence ATGAGCGGGCCGGTTATCGATGTCCACGCCCTGCAGGAACTGCTGGCCAAAGGTGAGCCGGTGGTGCTGCTGGACGTGAGATGGGCGCTGGGCCACACCGACGGACACAAGCAGTTTGAGCGCGGACACATCCCGGGCGCCGTCTATGTGGATTTGGAAAAGGAACTGGCCGCTCCGGCCGGGAATGGTTCCGCGGGACGGCATCCGCTGCCTGACCCGGAAGACTTTCACCGCACGGTCCGCCGCTGGGGGGTCAACGCCGGGGATACCGTGGTGGTGTATGACGCTGTGAGCGGCACCTCCGCTGCCCGTGCCTGGTGGCTGCTGCGCCACGCGGGACTGGAGGACGTCTACCTGCTTGACGGCGGCGTCGTCGCCTGGCACCGGGCCGGTTTCGCGCTGCAGGGCGGGGCCGTGGTACCCGCTCCCGGGAATGTCGAGCTCTCCTGGGGCCGGATGCCGGTCCTGGAGATGTGGGATGTTCCGGCGGTCGTGGCAGCGGGGCGGCTGCTCGATGCCCGGGCCAGGGACCGCTACCGCGGCGACCGTGAGCCGGTGGACCCGCAGGCAGGCCACATTCCCGGTGCAGTCAATGCCCCCACCCCGCAGAACCTGACTGAGCAGGGTACGTTCCGCACGCCGGAGGAACTGCGCGCCGCTTATGAGGCGCTGGGGGTGCGCCGTGAGGCCCCCGTGGCCGTGTACTGCGGATCCGGCATCAGCGCAGCCCACGACGTTGTGGCCCTGGAAATGGCCGGCTACCGGGCCGCGCTGTATCCCGGGTCGTGGTCCCAGTGGTCATCGACGAAGGGCTCCCCGGTTGAAGTGGGAACGCAGGCAGGGGAATGGCCGGGGACAGTCAAAAAGCGATAG